Part of the Sandaracinaceae bacterium genome, CGACGGGACTTCGTAGCCCTCCACGTCGATCACCACGGATGGGCCCGGTCCTGGGTTCCGTCCCGGGCGCCCCGTGTAGCCAGAGGAGCCCCGCTCGCGTGGACGCCTGGGACCCGCAGCGCGTGGGTCCACCCCGAACCCAGACATCGACCCCATGGTCATGACGGTCACGTCGCCCTGCTGAATGCGGCGCTCCAACCAGGCGCGCACCGCACGTGCCCACAGCGCGCGCGTGACGGGGACCAAGAGGGACAGCCCGACCAGGTCCGTGAAGACGCCTGGCGTCACGAGGAGCACGCCTCCGACGAGCACCAGCACCCCGCCTAGGACCCCCTCTTCGGGCATGGTCCCCGAGGCCAGCGACTCGCGCCAGTTGGCGAGCACACGCGCGCCCTGCCGCTTGGCCAGCGTCGCGCCAGCGACGCCCGTGACGAAGACGATGGCGACCGTGGACCAGAAGCCCAGCACGCGTCCGAGATACAGCAGCAGGTACAGCTCGATCAGCGGCACCACGGTGAAGAGCAGCAGCAGCTTGCCCACGGCTACTCCGCCTGGGCGGAGCGACGCGCAGCGCGCCTCGCGGCCTTGGCCTCACGCGCAGCGCGGGCAGCCTCGGCGGCGCCCGGGACCTCACGCTCCGGCGCCCTCCCTGGCGGTGCGGTGACGACGACCTCGAGCAGCATCGGCGTGGCGAACTCGATCAGGTCGATGTCGGGATCGAGCTGCTTGCCGAGGCCCTCGGCCACCAACATGGCGATGTGCACGACGGTGAAGCTGGGATCGATCTGCACCTTGTGCCGGCGCAGGATGTTCATGATGCCCGTCACCACCTCGCTGGCCTCCAGCTCGCCCAGCGGCTTGCCGTAGAACGTGTCGAAGTACTCGGTCACCTCCCGCTCGTACTGCGCGTAGTCCTTGGTGCCCACGGTCGGCGCGTACACGTAGAACAGGCGTGCGGCTGCCTTGCCGTCCTTCTGGCTCAAGGCGTGGAACGTCTCGATGAACGGGCGCATCAGGTCCTTCGGGATCTCCGCGGTGAGGCCGAGATCGATCAGGACCACCTCGCCAGCGTCCGTGAGCAGGATGTTCCCCGGGTGCAGGTCCGCGTGCACGAAGCCGTCCTTGAACACCATCTGCTGGATGGCCCCTGCGCCCCGCCGGGCGAGCAGCTTGCGGTCGCCGCCGACCTTCTCCGGCTCGGTCGCGCGCACGCCATCGACGAACGCCATCGTGAGCACGCGACGGGAGCAGAGGTCTTCGACCAGCGCGGGAACGCCCACGCCGTCGACGTCCGCGAAGTTCGCGGCGAAGCGGCGGTTGTTGCTGGCCTCCTTCTCGAAGTCCACCTGCCGGTGCATGGCCTCGGCGAACTGCGCGACCGAGCCCCGCAGCGACAGCAGCTTGAGCGAGGGGATCCACTCGAGCACGCGCGCCCCGAGGTCCATCAACACGAGGTCGCGCTCGATCTGCGGCGCGGCGAGCGGTCGCTGCACCTTGATGGCCACCACCTGGCCGTCGTCGAGCACGCCTTTGTGAACTTGGGCGACGGACGCCGCCGCCACCGGCACGGGATCGATGCTGACGATGCGGGCGCGCGCGGCAGGCGGCAGGTCCTGGTCGATGACGTGCTGCACCTGCGCGAACGGGATGGGCCGCACGTTGTCCTGCAGGGTCTCGAGCTCGCGCACGATGCCCTCCGGGATGATGTCCGGCCGCGTGCTGAGGATCTGCCCGAGCTTCACGTAGGTGGCGCCGAGCCGGTCGAGCGCGCTCACCAACACCTGACCGCGCAGGTGGTCCCGGGCGTCCGCGTCCATGCGTCCCGACACCAGCCGCCGACCCAGGTAGCGGAACATGGCCCCGGTGAGGACGGCGAGGATGGCAAAGGTCCGGACGACCAGGGACAGGAAGCGCATGGGCTGCATGTAGTGCGGTACTGGCCACTCGTCTACCTGGACGCGTGGGGGCCGGTGCGCGCATCATGCCCGTGATGACCGAGCCCAAGCACGACGAGATCCTCGCGCCCGAGGAAAAGGAAGGCGCCATCTACGGTTACGGGCCCTGGCCGTTGCTCACGCTGCGCTGCATCGTGGGGGGCGTCATGATGGGCATCGCGAACCTGGTGCCGGGGGTCAGCGGGGGGACGATGTTGCTCGCGAGCGGCGTCTACCCGCGCTTCGTCCAGGCCGTCGCCGAGCTCAGCCGCTTCAAGTTCCGGAAGCGCTCGCTGTTCGTGCTGGGCCTGGTGGCGCTCTGCGCGGGGGTCGCCATCGCGGTGCTGGCGGACGTCATCAAGGGCGCCACGGTCGAGTATCGCTGGGCGATGTACAGCCTGTTCATCGGGCTGACGCTGGGGGGCGTGCCGGTGGTGTGGGGCCTCGCGCGCCCCGCCGACGGTCGGGTCTTCGCGGGCGCCCTGCCCGCGTTCGTGCTCATGGTGGTGCTCGCTGGCCTCTCGGACGGCGAGACGGGGTCCGCGTCGGGCTTCGGGGTGATGTTCGTGGCCGGCCTGCTCGGTGCGAGCGCCATGATCCTCCCAGGCATCAGCGGCGGCTACCTGCTCGTGTTGATGGGCGCGTACCTGCCCGTCCTGGACGCGATCGCCACCTGCACCGACGCCGTCCGGGCGGGTACCCCGATGGCCGCGAAGGAGGCGCTGGTCGGGGTCGTCCTGCCCGTGGGACTGGGGGTGGTGCTGGGCGTGCTGGTGGTGAGCAACCTGATCGAGCGGTTGCTCGAGAAGCACGAGAAGCCGACGCTGGGTGCGTTGCTGGGCTTCCTGTGCGGGAGCGTGCTGGGTCTCTGGCCGTTCCGGGAGTTCTATCGCCCCGCGGTCGGGGATGTGGTGAGCGGGGCTCGCCTGACGGCCGAGCGCCTCGCGGAGCTGCCCGCGCACAAGTGGCCCACGCGCGCCTTCGAGCCCACGTTGCTGCAGGCCGCCGGGGCGGTGGGCATCGCGACGCTCGGCTTCCTGCTCACCGCGCTGCTCGCCAAATACTCGAACCGCGAGCCCAGCGAGCTGGCCATCGACCACGAGACGACCCAAGAGCGCTGACGCCGCGACGCATGGACGGCGCGCATCATGCGGGGCGCGTCAGTCGTAGAGCGCGTCCAGCTGGGTCCCGTACAGCGCCCGCACTTGGCTGCGCCGGACCTTCATCGTCGGCGTCAGCGTCCCGTCGGCCGTGCTGAACTCGTCGGTCACGAGCAGGAAACGCCGTACCTTCTCGAACGGTCGAAACGCCTCGCTCTGACGGTCCAGCTCACGCTCGAAGAGCGCGGTCACCCGCGGGTCGCGCACGGCGTCGTGCTCAGTGGCGAGCACCCCGTGCTGCCCGCACCACGGGAGCAGCACGTCGAAGTCCGGGACGATGACCGCGACGTTGTACGCCTGGTTGGCGCCGTGGATCATGACGTTCGAGATGTAGGGGCTCAGCTTGAGCTGCTCTTCGAGCGGCGTCGGCACCACGTACTTCCCGTTCAGCAGCTTGTACTGCTCCTTGATGCGACCCGTGATGTGCAGGAACCCTTCGCCGTCCAGATACCCCAGGTCACCCGTGCGGATGCCGCGCTCGCCCTGGCGCTCGACGAACACGGCAGCGTCGTCCTCTGGGAGGCGGTGATACCCGAGCATGACGTTGTGCCCGAAGACCAGCACCTCGCCGTGCTTGGGATCGTCCGAGACGCTGCGGTCGATCTCGACGCGCACGCCAGGGAGGACCTTACCGACGGTGCCGATCTTGCGTGACCCGGGGTAGTTCATGGCCGTGATGGGCGAGGTCTCGGTCAGGCCGTAGCCCTCGTAGACGTTGATGCCCAGACCGTCGATGAACTCCGCTACTTCGCGCGACATCGCGGCGCCCCCGCTGAACGCGAACTTGAGCCGGCCGCCGAAGCGCGCGCGAATGGGCGCGTACACGGTTCGATCGAAGAACACGTGCTGGAGCTCGGCCCAGCCGCTGACCTGGTTGCGGCTGGCCAGCTCCTTGCGCAGCTGCGAGTTCGCGAGGGCACGCCGGAAGAGCTCCGCCTTGGGCCCAGCCTCGGCCGCCGCTTGCTTGTGCACGCTGTCGTAGATGCGGTTGAAGATGCGCGGCACGCTGAAGAGCAGCGTCGGCTGCACCTCGGCCAGGTCTTGCAGCAGGCGGTCGACCGACTCCGCGATGGCCATCGAGGCGCCCATCGAGACGAGCCCGTGGAGCTCGACTGTCTGACCGAAGCTGTGCGCCCACGGCAAGAAGCTGAGCGAGCGGTCCTCCGGCGCCATGGGGAAGACCTCGTGCACGGCGCTGACATTGAGGGCGACGTTCGCGTGAGAGAGGATGACGCCCTTGGGCATGCCCGTCGTGCCCGACGTGTACAGGAAGGTGGCCGGCGTGTGAGCGTCCACGGAGACGACGGGTACGGCCTCGCGGCGGCCTCGCTCCCTGAGCGCGTCGTAGGTGGTGTCGGCGTGCTCCGAGCGGAGCGCGAGCGTCACGATGTGCTGCAACGCAGGCAGCGCAGCGCGCGCTCCGCTGAGGGACGCGCCGATCTCGCCATCGGCCACGACCACGACGCGAGCGCCGCTGTCGGCGAGGATGTAGCGCCACTCGTCGGCGCGCTGCGCCTGGTACATTGGTACGAACGCGGCGCCCAGCCCATAAGTGGCGTACGCCAGCGCCGCCCACTCGACGCGGTTGTCGGAGACGATGGCCACCCGGTCCCCGGCCTGCACCCCGAGGCTCGCGAGCCCCGCACGAAGGGCATCGACCTCGCGCCCGAACTCGCCGTACGTCGCCCACGACCAGACCCCGCGTCGCTTCGTCCCGAACAGCGGGCGCTCGGCGTACTGCGCGACGCTGCGCTGGAGGAGCTCGTTGAGGTCACGAAAGAGCGGCTCGAAGGGCATGCGCGCGGAAGGGTACCAGTCAGTCGACGATCGCGTAGCGCATCTGTCGCGCGTCGCCGTCGCGCCGATAGTCCACCACCAGCTCGCTGGCGACGCGTAGACCGTCCCACACTTGGAAGGCCTGCTCGGGCCGCTCGATGGGCAGGGCGTTCACCCGTGTCACCACGTCGCCCGGTTGGAGAGCGATGCCTTGGAAACGCGGGTCGTCGGGGTAGAGCCGCACGATGCGCCAACCGACGAAGCGCCCGGCCTCGATCTCCGGCTCCGTGCCGACACCCCCGAGGAAGCGACCGAGCCCGCCTTCCAGGATGGGCAGCAGCTCCTCGCGCGTGATCTCTCCCTCACGCCGCGGCTGTGGCGGCATGCTCGGCGCCTCGACGGAGGGCTCGGCGGCCGAGGCCGTGGCGGGCGCGCTCGTGCTGCCACCACACCCCTGCGCGACGAGGAGCAGAGCGAGCGTGCCGAGCACTCGGCGGTGGCGAGGCGACGCGGAGACGAAAGACGGTGCGAGACGCATACCTCGTTTCTGACCCTGCTCCGGGCTGGTGGTCAAGATTCTCGCGGGAAACGCGACAGCGTCTCCCTGACTGACCCGCGCAACAGGCGAATTTGGACGCAACCGGCCCAGGCTGCTAGCTCTCCGGCCATGTGGAAGAGCGCCCGCGTCGCCGTGGTCATGCCCGCCTACCTCGAGGGGCGCATGATCGATCGTGCCCTGCGCGACGTCCCCACGTTCGTCGATGACGTCGTGGTGGTCGACGACGGAAGCGGTGACGACACCTCGGAGCGCGCGGAGGCCTTCGCCAAGACCGACGGACGCGTGCGCGTGCTGCGACACGAGGTGAACCGCGGGGTGGGCGCGGCGCTCGTGACAGGCTACCGCGCGGCCTTCGAACATGGGGCCGACGTGGCCGTCGTGATGGCCGGCGACGGCCAGATGGACCCCGCAGACATGCCGCCGTTGCTCGACGCCGTCATCGACGGTGGCGCGGGCTATGCCAAGGGCAACCGTCTGGCATGGCCCGGGGCGCGTGACCTGATGCCCCTGCAGCGCTTCGCAGGCAACCACGTGCTCTCGGCGCTGACGCGCGTCGCCACGCAGACCACCGTGGCGGACTCGCAGTGCGGCTACAGCGTGCTGCACCGCGACGCGGCCGCGGCGCTGGACCTGGAGACGCTGTGGCCCCGCTATGGCTACCCGAACGACCTCCTGGCGCAGTGTGCCGCGCGCGGTGTGCGCGTCGTGGACGTCCCGGTGCGGCCCGTATACCGCGACGAGGTCAGCGGCATCGGCTGGCGTCACGCGCTCGTGGTGGTGCCCTACGTCCTTGGCTGCGGTGTCCTGCGACGGCTGGCGGCAGACGGCGGGCCCCCTGGCGTACGCCGGCACCGCGGCGTGGCGCGGCCCGAGCGCGTGGCGGAGCACCCGACCTTCGCGTCCCGGCCGTGAGCGAAGCCCCGCCAGCCCCTCGGCGACTCCCGGGGACCTCGTGACAGGCGGGCGCGGGACCCCCGAGCACCGGCGCCCGCTGCGCGTCGGGGTACTCACCACCAGCTATCCATCGCATCCGGGGGACATCGCGGGCGTGTTCGTCGAAGGCTTCGCGCGCACCCTGCGGGACCTGGGCCACGACGTTCGCGTGGTGGCCCCCGACCTCGATCACGTGCCGCCTTCGTCCGGCCCCCCCGACCCGTCGCAGGCATCACCCCGGGTGGTGCGACTGCGGTATGCGTATCCCCGTGCGCTGCAGCGCACGTTTCATCGGGCCGGGGCACCCGAGAACCTACGGAGTGACCCGCTGGCCGCGCTGGGCGCCCTCACCTACCCGATGGCGCTCGCGACGCATCTGGCGCGTCGTGCTCACGCCTTCGACGTGCTGGTCTCGCACTGGGCCGTCCCCAACGGCCTGCTGGCCGCGCGCTGGCCCCGCGCCCCGCGCGCCTCTGCGGACCCGGTGCGCCGGGTGGTCGTCACGCACGGCGCGGACATCCACCTGCTCGAGAGACTCCCGCTCGGGCGACGGATCGTGCGCACAATCGCACAGGGCTCCGACGCACTCACGTTCGTCTCGCTCAGCCACCGCGAGCGCTTCGAACGCCTCGTAGGGTCGGCGCTCCCGCACGCCACGGTGCTGGCGATGGGGATCCCCAGCCACCACCCCGCCAGCGCGCATGCGCAGGAGCACGTACGCCGGATGGTGGGCATGGACGGACGCGTCGTGCTGGCCCTCGGTCGCCTCGTGCCCATCAAAGGGCTCGACGTGCTGGTGCGCGCGCTGGCAGGCGGGCCGGACGCCACGCTCGTGATCGCCGGAGACGGCCCCTCGAGAGCGTCGCTGATGCGCGAGGCCGCGCGTGTCGGCGTGCGAGTGGTTCTCCCGGGCGTGATCACGGGCGACGAGAAGAGCGCGTGGCTCGAGCGGGCAGACGTGCTCGCGCTCCCCTCGCGGCGCCTCTCCTCCGGTCGTGAGGAGGGTACGCCCACGGTGCTGCTGGAGGCGATGTTGGCTGGAACCCCCGTCGTGGCCACGGACACAGGCGGGATCGCGGAACTGCTCGGGCACGGGGCACGCGGCTCCCTGGTCCCCCCCGACGACGTGGGTGCGCTACGCTCTGCGCTGGGCGAAGCGCTGCGCGGGGGAGAGAAGACCCTCACACGCGCGCGCCTGGCACGAGACGCGGCCGCTGCGCAGACCTGGCACGCGCTGCGAGGAACGCTGGACGCGCTGGTCCGGGGACAATGAGCGCGGTGTCACGCCAGGCGGATCGATGCCGCGCAGCGACCCGCCCCGCAACCGGACCACGCGCAGCGACCCACCCCGCAACCCGACCACGCGTCGCGCCGCACCGCGTGGGCGCACGCACGGCGCCCCACGAAGCGCGACCCGCGAGGGGCGACGCGCTCCCTCGAGGGTCGGCGAGCGCGGCTCAGTTCTGGACGGTGCGCGTGTTGGCCGGCGCGCGGAACGTGAAGCGCTCGTTCGGCACGTCGCGGTTGAACTGCATGTCCGCGAAGGTGAAGCGGTTGGTGTTCCCCTCGCGGTCCCGGATGAGCACGCGCTGCACCACGCCGGCCCGCTGCTCGCCCTCACCCACGATGCGGACGAAGAAGAGCAGCTGCTCGTAGTTGGGGTTCTGCCGCCGCGGGCGGAGCGCCAGCACGTAGCCGTCCGGGAACTGGTGCCGAGCAGCGTTCAGCAAGCGAAAGTTGAAGTCGCGGTCGAGGCGCCCCGTGCCCGTGAGGAACGAGAAGGCCTGCGGCAGCTGATCGCTGTCCATCGCGCGCTCGATCAGCTGGCCCTCTGTCTCGCCCTCCTCGGGCGGCTGATAGACCACCAGGCGCTGTCCGTCGCTGACGAAGACCTGGCCGTTGGGGGCGGCGTAGTCGAAGCGCATGCGCCCTGGCTTCGCGAACACCACACGGCCGCTCGAGCGCTGGCGGCGGTCGTACACCTTGGTGTACTGCTCCTGCTCGAAGTTCGCCTGGAAGCTGGTGGTCTGGTCGTAGAACGACTGCACGAGACCGGCGACCTGAGCGGCCGTCAGCCGAGGCTGCGCAGGCGTGGCAGGTGCGTCCGACGCCGGACGCTGACGGGGCCTCATGCTCGCGCTGTCGGGGGCAGGGTCCTGGGCCTCTGCTCCCGCGATGCAGGCGGCGCTGGTGAGCACCGACAGCAACACGGCGAGGCGCATGCGGGTCGAGCGGCGAGAGAGCGGAAAGTTGCTGTGCATGGTCGGGTTGGCTCCGTGGTCTGAACGACCCAGCCGCGCGCAGTATTCATGGGCCCCAGGGAAATGGCCAGGGGCCCGTTGCAGTCGGGGCGGACGAGGTTGCGCACCCAGCCTTCAAGGGGTAACCGACGGTTGGTCATGGCACCGAGCGGGGGTCGCGCGGTGCGCCTGGGAGAGCGCTCGATGTCGACGGGACAGCACGATGAAGTGGGAGGAGCAGGAAGCGACGCGTTCGCTTTGACACCCATGCAGCACGGAATGCTGGCCGAGACCCTCGCCACCCCAGCGCGTGGGGTGAACGTCCAGCAGATCGTGGTGCGACTCCACGAGGCGCTGGACCCGGACGCGCTGCGTGAGGCCTTTCATCTGGCGAGCTCGCGCCACGAGGCGCTGCGAACCAGCTTTCGGTGGCGCGGTCGCGCTGCGCCGGTCCAGGTGGTGCACCGCGTGGGCCCGCTTTCGTTCGAGGTCGTCGACTGGCGCGACACGGACGGCTCCACACACGAGGTCTCCCTCGGCGCATGGCTCGCGGCGGACAGAGCTCGGGGCGTCGCGCTCGATGCGACGCCCACCACACGCTGGACACTCTTTCGTCTGGATGAGCACGAGTGGACGCTGGTGTGGACGTTCCACCACGCGCTGCTCGACGGGCGCAGCTTCACGCGCGTACTGCACGAGGCGTTCGAAGACTACGCCCAGCTGGCACGGGGCCTGCGCCCGGAGCGCCCGCCTGCGCCGAGCCCGCGCGAACACATCGAAGCGCTGGCGCAGGTAGACCGGGCCGCGACGGAAGCGTTCTTCCGCACGCGATTGATGGGGCTGTCCGAACCCACCCGCCTCGCGCTGGGTGCGCGGCGCGTCGATCTGGATGAGCCGCAGCCGACACACCGTGAACACGAGGTGCGGCTCGCCCAGGGGGACGTGGAACGCATCGCCCAACGTGCCGCGGAGGCGGGGGTGACCTTCTTCACGTGCGTGCAGGCCGCGTGGGCCATTCTGTTGGCACGCTACGCCCGACGTGACGACGTGGTCTTCGGTGTGACACGCGCAGGTAGACACCTCGTCGCGGGCGCAGAGCACATGGTGGGGTGTCTGATCAACACGGTGCCGCAGCGTGCGTCGGTGCGCGAGGAGCGGCCGCTGGTGGAGCTGCTCCAAGCCCTGGGAGACGCGTCGCGAGCCGTGCGTCCCTTCGAGCACGCCCCGCTGGTGGACGTGCAGAGGCTCAGCGGCCTTCCCCAGGGCGAACCACTGCTCACGACGAACGTCGTGCTCGAGCGTTACCTGCTGCAGTCGCACCTGCGCCAGCTGGACCCGTCGTGGCAAGCGCGTGAGGTGGAGGTGTTGGAGCAGAGCTCGTTTCCGCTCAGTCTCGCAGCCTACCTCGACGGCGCCTTGGTCGTGCGGCTGGAGTTCGACCCGCGGGTCTACGCCGCAGCCACCATCGAGGGCATGGCGAAGCACTTGCTGCAGCTGCTCGAAGACATCGGCCACGCGACCGTGATCATCGACCCCGTCCGGCGACTGACGCAGGTCGGGGAGGTCCGCACACTGGGCGACGAGGAGTGCGCCCGGCTCCTCCGAGAGACCGCGCCTGCGCGACCAACCGAGCGTGTGGTGGAGACGTACGCTCCGCTCTTTCGACGTGTGGCCATGGCCCACCCCGAGAGGATCGCCGTATCGTGCCACGTACCGCCGGGCGCAGACGCCCGGTACCCAGACGCCGCTCCGCTCACCTACGCGGAGCTCGACCGACGCAGCGACGCCATCGCCGCTCGGCTGCGCGCACTTGGAGTCACGCGCGAGGACCGGGTGGCCATCTGCCTGCCTCGCACGGTGAAGATGGCGGAGGCGTTACTCGGAGTGTTGAAGGCGGGGGCCGCGTACGTGCCCCTCGACCCCACGTATCCTGCGACGTCGCTCGAGTACATGCTGGCGGACTCGGGTGCGCGCGCGCTGATCTGCCTGTCCGAGCTCGCGCCACTGGACACGCCATCGACCGTCGCGCGTCTCGCGCTGGACCTCGACTGGGGCTCAGACGCAGACCGTGCGAGCGACGACCCGCGATCCGTCCACGCCGACCCGGGCGACCTCGCGTACGTGATCTACACGTCGGGCTCCACGGGGCGCCCCAAGGGCGTGATGGTGGAGCATCGCTCGCTGGTCGCACACAACCGAGCGCTGGCGCGTGAGTTCGCGCTCACCCCTGCAGATCGCGTGCTGCAGTTCGCCAGCTTCAGCTTCGACGTGAGCATGGAGGAGATGCTGCCTACGTGGCTCGCAGGCGCCACGCTGGTGCTGCGCAGCCGAGAGATGGGCGAGTCCCTCGTCACGTTCCAGCGCGCGGTGGCCGAGGAGCGCATCACCGTCCTGAACCTCCCGACCGCTTTCTGGCACGAGCTGGTGCGTCGCATGGACGAGCACGACGAGCGCCTGCCCGCATCCGTACGGCTCGTCATCGTGGGTGGAGAGAAGGCCTCGCGACGCGCCTACGCGACCTGGCGCCGCGTCGCGCCGGGCGTGCGCTGGCTGAACGGCTACGGCCCCACCGAAGCCAGCGTCACCTGCGCCGTGTACGACCCCATGCGCGGCCCCCCCTTGCACGCAGATGACGATGTGCCGATCGGGCACGCCACCGACCACGCTCGCCTCTACGTGCTCGACCGGCGTCGGAGGCTCGCGCCACCCGGGGTCCCTGGGGAGCTCTACGCCGCAGGCCCCTGCGTCGCACGCGGTTACCTGGGGCAGGACGCGCTGAGCGGTGCGCGATTCTTCGACGACCCCTTTGCGCCGGGCGAACGGATGTACGCCACCGGCGACCTGGCGCGCTGGTCGCCGACGTACGAGCTCGAGTTCCTCGGTCGCATCGACCGGCAGGTGAAGCTGCGTGGGTTCCGCATCGAACCCGGTGAGGTGGAGGCGGTGCTGGAGCGCCACCCCGGCGTGACCGAGGCCGTCGTCGGCGCGCGCGAGGACTCCGACGGGCACGTTCGTCTGTGGGCTTGGGTCACCTGCGCGCCCGAGGCTCCTGTGGACGAACGAACACTTCGGCGACACGTGCGCGAGGCGCTGCCGTCGTTCATGACCCCTTCCGCGATCAGCGTGATGTCCGCGTTTCCGCTGACACCAGGCGGCAAGGTCGACCTGAGCGCGCTGCCCGTGCCGGGAACGACCAGCGCCCCATCGAGACGAGGTGCGGCGCGGCACGCCACGGACAGGCGTCTGTGCGCATTGTTCGCCGAGGCCCTCGAGCTGCCACAGGTCGCTCCAGACCAGTCGTTCTACGATCTTGGGGGACACTCCCTCTTGGCGGTGCGCCTCTTGGACCGCGTCAACGAGTCGTTCGGCGTCCAGCTCACGCTGGGCGTGCTCAAGGCGGCCGACACCCCCGCGGACCTCGCCGACCGGCTCCTGGGATCCGTCAGCGTCTCCACCCCGGAGACGATCTTCCCGATCCAGCCGCGTGGAACGCGGCCGCCCGTCTTCGCGGTGCACGTCCTGGGGAGCAACGGCAGCTACTTCGGTCCGCTCTCGGACGCGCTCGGCGCCGACCAGCCGGTGATCGGGGTGACCAGCCCTCCACGGCCGACCGCGCTCCCGAACGACGTAGGAGACATCGCGGCGGCCTACGCACGTGACATCATGCGCTACACGAGCGAAGGACCCATCGCGCTGGTCGCCGTGTCGTTGGGAGGCGTCGTCGCGGTCGAGGTCGCACGGCAACTGCGCGCGGCCGGTCGGGACGTGGAGTTCGTCGGGCTGCTGGACGCGCTGGGCCCCGGCCCCGTCGACCCCCTACGAGGCATCGCACGGATGAGGCGCCACGCGCAGGCGCTGACGCACCAGGGGCCCCGCTACGCGATGGACAAGCTCTCGGACCGCAGCCAGCGCCTGCACCATCATGCGCGGCTGTTGGAGCTGCGCGTGCGTCGTGCGTTGGACCTTGGCGTCTCGGA contains:
- a CDS encoding DUF368 domain-containing protein, which gives rise to MTEPKHDEILAPEEKEGAIYGYGPWPLLTLRCIVGGVMMGIANLVPGVSGGTMLLASGVYPRFVQAVAELSRFKFRKRSLFVLGLVALCAGVAIAVLADVIKGATVEYRWAMYSLFIGLTLGGVPVVWGLARPADGRVFAGALPAFVLMVVLAGLSDGETGSASGFGVMFVAGLLGASAMILPGISGGYLLVLMGAYLPVLDAIATCTDAVRAGTPMAAKEALVGVVLPVGLGVVLGVLVVSNLIERLLEKHEKPTLGALLGFLCGSVLGLWPFREFYRPAVGDVVSGARLTAERLAELPAHKWPTRAFEPTLLQAAGAVGIATLGFLLTALLAKYSNREPSELAIDHETTQER
- a CDS encoding glycosyltransferase — encoded protein: MTGGRGTPEHRRPLRVGVLTTSYPSHPGDIAGVFVEGFARTLRDLGHDVRVVAPDLDHVPPSSGPPDPSQASPRVVRLRYAYPRALQRTFHRAGAPENLRSDPLAALGALTYPMALATHLARRAHAFDVLVSHWAVPNGLLAARWPRAPRASADPVRRVVVTHGADIHLLERLPLGRRIVRTIAQGSDALTFVSLSHRERFERLVGSALPHATVLAMGIPSHHPASAHAQEHVRRMVGMDGRVVLALGRLVPIKGLDVLVRALAGGPDATLVIAGDGPSRASLMREAARVGVRVVLPGVITGDEKSAWLERADVLALPSRRLSSGREEGTPTVLLEAMLAGTPVVATDTGGIAELLGHGARGSLVPPDDVGALRSALGEALRGGEKTLTRARLARDAAAAQTWHALRGTLDALVRGQ
- a CDS encoding FxsA family protein, which encodes MGKLLLLFTVVPLIELYLLLYLGRVLGFWSTVAIVFVTGVAGATLAKRQGARVLANWRESLASGTMPEEGVLGGVLVLVGGVLLVTPGVFTDLVGLSLLVPVTRALWARAVRAWLERRIQQGDVTVMTMGSMSGFGVDPRAAGPRRPRERGSSGYTGRPGRNPGPGPSVVIDVEGYEVPSDRDGSGEPRLHTTDDDQPS
- a CDS encoding long-chain fatty acid--CoA ligase, producing MPFEPLFRDLNELLQRSVAQYAERPLFGTKRRGVWSWATYGEFGREVDALRAGLASLGVQAGDRVAIVSDNRVEWAALAYATYGLGAAFVPMYQAQRADEWRYILADSGARVVVVADGEIGASLSGARAALPALQHIVTLALRSEHADTTYDALRERGRREAVPVVSVDAHTPATFLYTSGTTGMPKGVILSHANVALNVSAVHEVFPMAPEDRSLSFLPWAHSFGQTVELHGLVSMGASMAIAESVDRLLQDLAEVQPTLLFSVPRIFNRIYDSVHKQAAAEAGPKAELFRRALANSQLRKELASRNQVSGWAELQHVFFDRTVYAPIRARFGGRLKFAFSGGAAMSREVAEFIDGLGINVYEGYGLTETSPITAMNYPGSRKIGTVGKVLPGVRVEIDRSVSDDPKHGEVLVFGHNVMLGYHRLPEDDAAVFVERQGERGIRTGDLGYLDGEGFLHITGRIKEQYKLLNGKYVVPTPLEEQLKLSPYISNVMIHGANQAYNVAVIVPDFDVLLPWCGQHGVLATEHDAVRDPRVTALFERELDRQSEAFRPFEKVRRFLLVTDEFSTADGTLTPTMKVRRSQVRALYGTQLDALYD
- a CDS encoding outer membrane lipoprotein carrier protein LolA, encoding MHSNFPLSRRSTRMRLAVLLSVLTSAACIAGAEAQDPAPDSASMRPRQRPASDAPATPAQPRLTAAQVAGLVQSFYDQTTSFQANFEQEQYTKVYDRRQRSSGRVVFAKPGRMRFDYAAPNGQVFVSDGQRLVVYQPPEEGETEGQLIERAMDSDQLPQAFSFLTGTGRLDRDFNFRLLNAARHQFPDGYVLALRPRRQNPNYEQLLFFVRIVGEGEQRAGVVQRVLIRDREGNTNRFTFADMQFNRDVPNERFTFRAPANTRTVQN
- a CDS encoding glycosyltransferase family 2 protein is translated as MWKSARVAVVMPAYLEGRMIDRALRDVPTFVDDVVVVDDGSGDDTSERAEAFAKTDGRVRVLRHEVNRGVGAALVTGYRAAFEHGADVAVVMAGDGQMDPADMPPLLDAVIDGGAGYAKGNRLAWPGARDLMPLQRFAGNHVLSALTRVATQTTVADSQCGYSVLHRDAAAALDLETLWPRYGYPNDLLAQCAARGVRVVDVPVRPVYRDEVSGIGWRHALVVVPYVLGCGVLRRLAADGGPPGVRRHRGVARPERVAEHPTFASRP
- a CDS encoding AarF/ABC1/UbiB kinase family protein produces the protein MRFLSLVVRTFAILAVLTGAMFRYLGRRLVSGRMDADARDHLRGQVLVSALDRLGATYVKLGQILSTRPDIIPEGIVRELETLQDNVRPIPFAQVQHVIDQDLPPAARARIVSIDPVPVAAASVAQVHKGVLDDGQVVAIKVQRPLAAPQIERDLVLMDLGARVLEWIPSLKLLSLRGSVAQFAEAMHRQVDFEKEASNNRRFAANFADVDGVGVPALVEDLCSRRVLTMAFVDGVRATEPEKVGGDRKLLARRGAGAIQQMVFKDGFVHADLHPGNILLTDAGEVVLIDLGLTAEIPKDLMRPFIETFHALSQKDGKAAARLFYVYAPTVGTKDYAQYEREVTEYFDTFYGKPLGELEASEVVTGIMNILRRHKVQIDPSFTVVHIAMLVAEGLGKQLDPDIDLIEFATPMLLEVVVTAPPGRAPEREVPGAAEAARAAREAKAARRAARRSAQAE